One window from the genome of Pseudomonas sp. L5B5 encodes:
- the ssuE gene encoding NADPH-dependent FMN reductase: MLVVSLGGSPSQRSRSGVLLELAKRWLQQQGVEVVSYQVRDFPAEDLLHARFDSPRIIDLLQQIEQADGLLIATPVYKASFSGALKTLLDLLPERALHHKVVLPMATGGSIAHMLAVDYALKPVLSALKAQEMLQGIFAEDSQIAYGEGSAQPQLAPALEQRLHEALEQFHSALARRPKPLDPGLLNERLLSARWSI, encoded by the coding sequence ATGCTGGTGGTCTCTCTCGGTGGCAGTCCCAGCCAACGCTCCCGTTCCGGAGTGCTGCTGGAGTTGGCCAAGCGCTGGTTACAGCAGCAAGGCGTGGAAGTGGTCAGTTACCAGGTGCGGGATTTCCCTGCCGAGGACTTGCTCCATGCCCGCTTCGACAGCCCCAGGATCATCGACCTGCTGCAACAGATCGAACAGGCCGATGGCCTGCTGATCGCCACGCCGGTGTACAAGGCGTCGTTCTCTGGAGCGCTCAAGACCCTGCTCGACCTGCTCCCCGAGCGCGCCCTGCATCACAAGGTGGTGCTGCCCATGGCCACCGGCGGCAGCATCGCCCACATGCTGGCGGTGGACTACGCCTTGAAGCCCGTGCTGTCGGCGCTCAAGGCCCAGGAGATGCTCCAGGGAATCTTTGCCGAGGACAGCCAGATTGCCTACGGCGAAGGCAGCGCCCAGCCACAACTGGCCCCGGCCCTGGAGCAACGCCTGCACGAGGCCCTGGAACAGTTCCACAGTGCCCTGGCGCGCCGTCCCAAGCCATTGGACCCGGGCCTGTTGAATGAACGCCTGTTGAGTGCTCGCTGGAGCATTTGA
- a CDS encoding peroxiredoxin has translation MSLRLGDIAPDFEQDSSAGKIRFHEWLGDSWGVLFSHPADFTPVCTTELGFTAKLKDEFAQRGVKAIALSVDPVDSHHRWIEDINETQDTRVNFPILADADRKVSDLYDLIHPNASDTLTVRSLFIIDPSKKIRLTITYPASTGRNFHEILRVIDSLQLTDNYKVATPANWQDGDEVVIVPSLKDEEEIKRRFPKGYRTVKPYLRLTPQPNR, from the coding sequence ATGAGCCTCAGACTGGGCGACATCGCCCCCGACTTCGAACAGGATTCCAGTGCCGGCAAGATTCGTTTCCACGAGTGGCTGGGTGATAGCTGGGGCGTGCTGTTTTCCCATCCGGCGGATTTTACCCCGGTGTGCACCACGGAGCTGGGCTTCACCGCCAAGCTCAAGGATGAATTCGCCCAGCGTGGCGTGAAGGCCATCGCCCTGTCGGTCGACCCTGTGGACTCCCATCACCGCTGGATCGAGGACATCAACGAGACCCAGGATACCCGGGTCAATTTCCCGATCCTGGCCGATGCCGATCGCAAGGTGTCGGACCTCTACGACCTGATCCACCCCAATGCCAGCGACACCCTGACAGTGCGTTCGCTGTTCATCATCGACCCGAGCAAGAAGATTCGCCTGACCATCACCTACCCGGCCAGCACCGGGCGCAACTTCCACGAAATCCTGCGGGTGATCGACTCGCTGCAGCTTACCGACAACTACAAGGTGGCCACCCCGGCCAACTGGCAGGACGGTGACGAAGTGGTGATCGTGCCGTCCCTCAAGGACGAAGAAGAGATCAAGCGGCGTTTTCCCAAAGGCTACCGTACAGTCAAGCCCTACCTGCGCCTGACTCCACAACCCAACCGTTGA
- a CDS encoding sulfonate ABC transporter substrate-binding protein: MRPVILRRGLVALFAAAVSFGAIVQAQAETLRIGYQKYGTLVLLRAKGSLEKRLAQQGIDVQWTEFPGGPQLLEGLNVGSIDFGVTGETPPVFAQAAGADLLYVAYEPPAPHSEAILVPKGSPIQSVQDLKGKKVVLNKGSNVHYLLVRALEDAGLKYSEIQTVFLPPADARAAFERGSVDAWVIWDPYQAAAEQQLQARTLRDGGGIVDNHQFYLATKPYAQRHPEVIKTLVEEVRAVGEWSRANPQEVTDQVAPLLGLSPEITLTSVKRQGYGAGFLTPEVIAAQQKIADSFYQLKLIPKPLSIKDVIWTPSATMAKAP; this comes from the coding sequence ATGCGCCCTGTCATTTTGCGTCGCGGTCTGGTCGCTCTGTTTGCTGCGGCTGTGTCCTTCGGCGCCATTGTCCAAGCCCAAGCCGAGACCTTGCGTATCGGTTACCAGAAATACGGCACCCTGGTGCTGCTCAGGGCCAAGGGCTCCCTGGAGAAGCGCCTGGCGCAGCAGGGCATCGACGTGCAGTGGACCGAGTTCCCCGGCGGTCCGCAGTTGCTGGAAGGGTTGAACGTCGGCTCCATCGATTTCGGCGTGACCGGCGAGACTCCGCCGGTATTCGCCCAGGCCGCCGGCGCCGACCTGCTCTATGTGGCGTACGAACCGCCAGCCCCCCACAGCGAAGCGATCCTGGTGCCCAAGGGCTCGCCGATCCAGTCGGTGCAGGACCTCAAGGGCAAGAAGGTGGTGCTGAACAAGGGGTCCAACGTTCATTACCTGCTGGTCCGCGCCCTGGAAGATGCCGGGCTCAAGTACAGCGAGATCCAGACCGTGTTCCTGCCACCGGCCGATGCCCGTGCGGCCTTCGAGCGCGGCAGCGTCGATGCCTGGGTGATCTGGGACCCTTACCAGGCTGCCGCCGAACAGCAGTTGCAGGCCCGCACCCTGCGTGACGGCGGTGGCATCGTCGACAACCACCAGTTCTACCTGGCCACCAAGCCCTACGCACAACGACATCCCGAGGTGATCAAGACCCTGGTGGAAGAAGTGCGGGCGGTGGGCGAATGGTCCAGGGCCAACCCGCAGGAGGTCACCGACCAGGTGGCGCCGCTGCTGGGCCTATCCCCGGAAATAACCCTGACCTCGGTGAAACGCCAGGGCTATGGCGCAGGCTTCCTGACCCCGGAAGTGATCGCCGCGCAACAGAAGATCGCCGACAGCTTCTACCAGCTCAAGCTGATTCCCAAGCCCCTGAGCATCAAAGATGTGATCTGGACGCCCAGCGCCACCATGGCCAAAGCGCCGTAA
- a CDS encoding OprD family porin: MNKSTLALAVAVGVLAQQAGAAGFIEDSKATLGLRNFYINTDNRDGDTKAAGAQNKQEEWGQGFQLNFTSGYTEGTVGFGLDAIGLLGIKLDSGGGTNGATATSYGGTVFPSKSNGKAVDNYSSLGLTAKAKISQTELKLGTLQPKLPVIVTNDGRMLPQTFQGGQITTNEIKDLTLVGGQIEHAKGRNSSNNEELSIAGANAHTASGRDSNKFLYGGGDYKITKDLTAQYYYGNLKDFYKQHFLGLTHNWAIGPGVLKSDLRYFNSRNDGANGHDSAYYTTGDYGTGFTKGKVDNRLISGLFLYSVSGHTFGGGYQVSNGDSDFPWLNQGDGSSAYLTTDMQIQKFARAGERTWQARYSYDFAKVGLPGLTAGLVYLRGDNIDTSGKVGATQRTVSATGRSEWERDLTVAYVIPEGPLKNLGLTWKNAMWRNDIPGQRNQDENRLIVSYSIPLL; this comes from the coding sequence ATGAACAAGTCCACCTTGGCCCTGGCTGTGGCCGTAGGGGTTTTGGCGCAGCAGGCAGGCGCCGCCGGTTTCATCGAAGATAGCAAGGCCACCCTGGGGCTGCGTAACTTCTATATCAATACCGATAACCGCGACGGCGACACCAAAGCGGCCGGCGCCCAAAACAAGCAGGAAGAATGGGGTCAAGGCTTCCAGCTCAACTTCACTTCCGGCTACACCGAAGGCACCGTAGGTTTCGGCCTCGACGCCATCGGCCTGCTGGGCATCAAGCTGGACTCGGGCGGCGGCACCAACGGCGCTACCGCTACCTCCTATGGCGGCACTGTCTTCCCAAGCAAATCCAATGGCAAAGCGGTCGACAACTACTCCAGCCTGGGCCTGACCGCCAAGGCCAAGATCTCCCAGACCGAGCTGAAGCTGGGTACCCTGCAGCCAAAACTGCCGGTCATCGTGACCAACGATGGTCGCATGCTGCCGCAAACCTTCCAGGGTGGTCAGATCACCACCAACGAGATCAAGGACCTGACCCTGGTCGGTGGCCAGATCGAACACGCGAAGGGTCGTAACTCCAGCAACAACGAAGAGCTGTCGATCGCTGGTGCCAACGCGCACACCGCCTCGGGCCGCGATAGCAACAAGTTCCTCTACGGTGGTGGTGACTACAAGATCACCAAGGATCTGACCGCCCAGTACTACTACGGCAACCTGAAAGACTTCTACAAGCAGCACTTCCTGGGCCTGACCCACAACTGGGCTATCGGCCCGGGCGTGTTGAAGTCCGACCTGCGCTACTTCAATAGCCGTAACGACGGTGCCAATGGCCACGATTCGGCCTACTACACCACCGGTGACTACGGCACTGGCTTCACCAAGGGCAAGGTCGACAACCGTCTGATCAGCGGCCTGTTCCTTTACTCGGTTTCCGGCCACACCTTCGGTGGTGGTTACCAGGTGAGCAACGGCGACAGCGACTTCCCTTGGCTGAACCAGGGCGACGGTTCGTCGGCCTACCTGACTACCGACATGCAGATCCAGAAGTTCGCCCGTGCTGGCGAGCGTACCTGGCAAGCGCGCTACTCCTATGACTTCGCCAAGGTGGGCCTGCCAGGCCTGACCGCCGGCCTGGTCTACCTGCGTGGCGACAACATCGATACTTCCGGCAAGGTCGGTGCCACCCAGCGTACCGTTTCGGCCACTGGCCGCAGCGAATGGGAACGCGACCTGACTGTCGCCTACGTGATCCCGGAAGGTCCGCTGAAAAACCTGGGCCTCACCTGGAAAAACGCCATGTGGCGCAACGACATTCCGGGCCAGCGCAATCAGGACGAAAACCGCCTGATCGTCAGCTACTCGATCCCGCTGCTGTAA
- the ssuD gene encoding FMNH2-dependent alkanesulfonate monooxygenase translates to MSLNIFWFLPTHGDGHYLGTAEGARAVDHGYLQQIAQAADRLGFGGVLIPTGRSCEDSWLVAASLIPVTQRLKFLVALRPGIISPTVAARQAATLDRLSGGRALFNLVTGGDPDELAGDGLFLDHEQRYQASVEFTRIWRRVLEGETVNYDGQHISVKGAKLLYPPLQQPRPPLYFGGSSEAAQDLAAEQVEMVLTWGEPPAAVAEKIQQVRDKAAKLGRTVRFGIRLHVIVRETNDEAWKAADKLISHLDDDTIARAQASLARFDSVGQQRMAALHGGRRDRLEVSPNLWAGVGLVRGGAGTALVGDGPTVAARMKEYADLGIDTFIFSGYPHLEESYRVAELLFPHLDIERPKLPEAAGYVSPFGEMVANDIIPKAVSQS, encoded by the coding sequence ATGAGCCTCAACATCTTCTGGTTCCTGCCCACCCACGGCGACGGCCATTACCTTGGCACCGCCGAAGGCGCTCGCGCCGTCGATCATGGTTATTTGCAACAGATCGCCCAGGCCGCCGACCGTCTCGGTTTTGGTGGCGTGCTGATCCCTACCGGACGGTCCTGCGAGGACTCCTGGTTGGTGGCGGCGTCGCTGATTCCGGTGACCCAGCGTCTGAAATTCCTTGTCGCGCTGCGTCCCGGGATCATTTCCCCGACGGTGGCAGCGCGTCAGGCAGCAACCCTGGATCGCTTGTCCGGCGGCCGGGCCCTGTTCAACCTGGTGACCGGCGGCGACCCGGATGAGCTGGCCGGTGATGGCCTGTTCCTCGACCATGAACAGCGTTACCAGGCTTCGGTGGAGTTCACCCGTATCTGGCGCCGGGTACTGGAAGGCGAAACCGTGAACTACGACGGCCAGCACATCAGCGTGAAGGGCGCCAAGCTGCTCTATCCGCCGCTCCAGCAACCCCGTCCACCGCTGTACTTTGGCGGCTCCTCGGAAGCCGCCCAGGATCTGGCCGCCGAGCAGGTGGAAATGGTGCTGACCTGGGGCGAACCACCGGCCGCAGTGGCCGAGAAGATCCAGCAAGTGCGGGACAAGGCCGCCAAGCTCGGGCGCACCGTGCGCTTCGGCATCCGGTTGCACGTGATCGTGCGCGAAACCAACGACGAAGCCTGGAAAGCGGCGGACAAGCTGATCTCGCACCTGGACGACGACACCATTGCCCGGGCCCAGGCCTCCCTGGCGCGTTTCGACTCGGTGGGCCAGCAGCGCATGGCGGCCCTGCACGGCGGCCGTCGCGACCGGCTGGAAGTCAGCCCCAACCTCTGGGCCGGGGTTGGCCTGGTGCGTGGGGGAGCTGGCACCGCCCTGGTGGGCGATGGGCCGACCGTGGCGGCGCGGATGAAGGAGTATGCCGACCTGGGCATCGATACGTTCATCTTCTCCGGTTATCCCCATCTGGAGGAGTCCTATCGGGTGGCCGAACTGCTGTTCCCGCACCTGGACATCGAACGTCCCAAGCTGCCGGAAGCCGCAGGTTACGTCAGCCCGTTCGGCGAGATGGTGGCCAACGACATCATTCCCAAAGCCGTGTCCCAGAGCTGA
- the argA gene encoding amino-acid N-acetyltransferase — MPEYVNWLRHASPYINAHRDCTFVVMLPGDGVEHANFGNIVHDLVLLHSLGVRLVLVHGSRPQIESRLAARGLTPHYHHGMRITDAATLECVIDAVGQLRIAIEARLSMDMASSPMQGSRLRVASGNLVTARPIGVLEGVDYHHTGEVRRVDRKGINRLLDERSIVLLSPLGYSPTGETFNLACEDVATRAAIDLGADKLLLFGADPGLLDDNGKLVRELRPQQVPAHLQRLGANYQAELLDAAAEACRGGVGRSHIVSYAEDGALLTELFTRDGGGTLVAQEQFERVREAAIEDVGGLLELISPLEEQGILVRRSREVLEREIEQFSVVEREGMIIACAALYQIADSEAGELACLAVNPEYRHGKRGDELLERIEARARDQGLKTLFVLTTRTAHWFRERGFVPSSVERLPSARASLYNYQRNSKIFEKAL; from the coding sequence ATGCCCGAATACGTCAATTGGCTCCGTCACGCGTCTCCCTATATCAACGCCCACCGCGACTGCACCTTCGTGGTCATGCTGCCCGGCGACGGCGTTGAACACGCCAACTTCGGCAATATCGTCCACGACCTGGTGCTGCTCCACAGCCTGGGTGTGCGCCTGGTGCTGGTGCACGGTTCGCGTCCCCAGATCGAGTCGCGCCTTGCCGCTCGTGGCCTGACCCCGCATTACCACCACGGCATGCGGATTACCGACGCGGCGACCCTGGAGTGCGTGATAGACGCCGTTGGCCAGCTGCGCATCGCCATCGAGGCACGCTTGTCCATGGACATGGCGTCTTCACCGATGCAGGGCTCACGGTTGCGGGTCGCCAGCGGCAACCTGGTGACCGCGCGCCCGATCGGCGTGCTGGAAGGCGTCGACTACCACCACACCGGCGAGGTGCGCCGGGTCGACCGCAAGGGCATCAACCGCCTGCTGGACGAGCGCTCCATCGTGCTGTTGTCGCCCCTGGGGTACTCGCCCACTGGTGAAACCTTCAACTTGGCCTGTGAAGACGTGGCCACCCGCGCTGCCATCGACCTGGGTGCCGACAAGCTGCTGCTGTTCGGTGCGGACCCGGGACTGCTGGACGACAACGGCAAGCTGGTGCGTGAGCTGCGTCCGCAACAGGTGCCAGCCCACCTGCAGCGGCTGGGGGCCAACTACCAGGCCGAGCTGCTGGATGCGGCCGCTGAGGCCTGCCGGGGTGGAGTGGGGCGCAGCCATATCGTCAGTTATGCCGAGGATGGGGCGCTGCTGACCGAACTCTTCACCCGTGATGGCGGCGGCACCCTGGTGGCCCAGGAGCAATTCGAGCGAGTGCGCGAGGCGGCGATCGAAGATGTCGGCGGCCTGCTGGAGCTGATCAGCCCACTGGAAGAGCAGGGCATCCTGGTGCGGCGTTCCCGCGAGGTGCTGGAGCGCGAGATCGAGCAGTTCAGCGTGGTCGAGCGCGAGGGCATGATCATCGCCTGCGCCGCGCTGTACCAGATTGCCGATTCCGAAGCCGGAGAGCTGGCCTGCCTGGCGGTGAACCCCGAGTACCGGCACGGCAAGCGTGGCGACGAACTGCTGGAAAGGATCGAGGCCCGGGCCCGGGACCAGGGCCTCAAGACCCTGTTCGTCCTCACTACCCGTACCGCCCACTGGTTCCGTGAGCGGGGCTTCGTGCCTAGCAGCGTTGAGCGCCTGCCCTCGGCCCGGGCCTCTCTGTACAACTACCAGCGCAATTCGAAGATCTTCGAAAAAGCCCTCTGA
- the ssuC gene encoding aliphatic sulfonate ABC transporter permease SsuC has product MNGQRIVHRLAPWGLPLLLLAVWQLAVSAGWLSTRILPAPSAVIEAGASLIRSGDIWTHLAISGWRAGLGFVIGGGIGLALGFITGLSKWGERLLDSSVQMIRNVPHLALIPLVILWFGIDESAKIFLVALGTLFPIYLNTYHGIRNVDPALVEMARSYGLSGFALFRQVILPGALPSILVGVRFALGFMWLTLIVAETISASSGIGYLAMNAREFLQTDVVVLAIVMYAVLGKLADLAARGLERVWLRWHPAYQVAKGGAQ; this is encoded by the coding sequence ATGAACGGACAACGCATAGTGCATCGGCTGGCGCCCTGGGGGCTGCCGTTGCTGCTGCTCGCGGTGTGGCAGCTGGCAGTGTCGGCGGGCTGGTTGTCGACGCGCATCCTGCCGGCTCCCAGCGCAGTGATCGAAGCCGGGGCCAGCCTGATACGCAGTGGCGACATCTGGACCCACCTGGCCATCAGCGGCTGGCGCGCGGGCCTGGGTTTTGTCATTGGCGGCGGCATCGGCCTGGCGCTGGGCTTCATCACTGGCCTGTCGAAGTGGGGCGAGCGCCTGCTGGACAGCTCGGTGCAGATGATCCGCAACGTGCCACACCTGGCACTGATCCCGCTGGTGATCCTGTGGTTTGGCATCGATGAGTCGGCGAAGATCTTCCTGGTGGCCCTGGGCACGCTGTTTCCGATCTACCTCAATACCTACCACGGCATCCGCAACGTCGATCCGGCGCTGGTGGAGATGGCCCGCAGTTATGGCCTGTCCGGCTTCGCCCTGTTTCGCCAGGTGATCCTGCCCGGTGCCTTGCCGTCCATCCTGGTTGGGGTGCGCTTTGCCCTGGGCTTCATGTGGCTGACCCTGATCGTGGCCGAGACCATTTCCGCCAGTTCGGGCATCGGTTACCTGGCGATGAACGCCCGAGAGTTCCTGCAGACCGACGTGGTGGTGCTGGCAATCGTCATGTACGCCGTGCTGGGCAAGCTGGCGGACCTGGCAGCGCGAGGCCTGGAGCGGGTCTGGCTGCGCTGGCATCCGGCCTATCAGGTAGCCAAAGGCGGTGCCCAATGA
- a CDS encoding TetR/AcrR family transcriptional regulator yields the protein MTRTAPLRKPRARSQARIDSILDAARALLAAEGVASLSIYSVAERAQIPPSSVYHFFASVPALLEALTADVHAAFRACLQAPIEHEQLDNWGHLSRLVEQRMLAIYDEDAAARQLILAQHGLTEVTQADRQHDLELGELMFQLFDRHFELPALPRDVDVFALAMELGDRVYARSVQQHGQITPRMAEEGMRVFDAYLGLYLPPYLPRRAAPL from the coding sequence ATGACGCGTACCGCCCCTCTTCGCAAACCTCGTGCACGCAGCCAGGCCCGGATCGACTCGATACTCGACGCCGCCCGCGCCCTGCTGGCCGCCGAGGGCGTGGCCAGCCTGTCGATCTACAGCGTGGCCGAACGGGCGCAGATCCCGCCGTCATCGGTCTATCACTTCTTCGCCAGCGTCCCGGCGCTGCTGGAAGCCCTCACCGCCGATGTCCACGCCGCGTTCCGAGCCTGCCTGCAGGCCCCCATCGAGCATGAGCAACTCGACAACTGGGGCCACCTGTCGCGATTGGTGGAGCAGCGCATGCTGGCCATCTACGACGAAGACGCCGCGGCCCGCCAGTTGATCCTCGCGCAGCACGGCCTGACCGAGGTGACCCAGGCCGACCGCCAGCACGATCTCGAACTGGGCGAGCTGATGTTCCAGCTGTTCGACCGGCACTTCGAGCTGCCGGCCCTGCCTCGGGATGTGGACGTGTTCGCCCTGGCGATGGAGCTGGGCGACCGTGTGTACGCCCGCTCGGTGCAGCAACACGGGCAGATCACCCCGCGCATGGCCGAGGAAGGCATGCGCGTGTTCGATGCCTACCTGGGCCTGTACTTGCCGCCCTACCTGCCCAGGCGAGCCGCGCCGCTCTGA
- a CDS encoding TOBE domain-containing protein, whose protein sequence is MTIKAINVRNQFKGTIKEIVEGDVLSEIDVQTASGIVTSVITTRSVKELELSIGSEVIAFVKSTEVSIAKL, encoded by the coding sequence ATGACCATCAAAGCCATCAACGTTCGCAACCAGTTCAAGGGCACCATCAAGGAAATCGTCGAGGGTGATGTGCTGTCGGAAATCGACGTGCAGACCGCCTCCGGGATTGTCACTTCAGTGATCACCACCCGGTCGGTCAAGGAGCTGGAGCTGTCCATCGGCAGTGAAGTGATTGCTTTCGTGAAGTCCACCGAGGTCTCGATCGCCAAGTTGTGA
- the coaA gene encoding type I pantothenate kinase yields the protein MTTQQGPNAGYLEFDRDHWAALRGGEPMSLAPSEMETLTSPTQPMAPEEVRQILLPLSRLLHLHAARVQAMKAPQAGAKVPYVIGVSGSVAVGKSSFARVLAALLAYWPGTPNVHLVTTDSFLYPLATLQEKNILHRKGFPESYDEPLFLAFLQAVCRRGEAAQIPIYSHVRYDILADEAQSVEAPDIIILEGLNVLQGEQGQGLHALDFIDFSIYVDAAPEAIKTWYLERFVYLKNTAFQSADSYFNKFKGLSDPEALAMASDTWDRVNLKNLVENILPTRERANLIIHKTLDHHIDKLSLREA from the coding sequence ATGACAACACAGCAGGGTCCAAACGCAGGGTACCTGGAGTTCGACCGCGATCATTGGGCGGCTCTCCGGGGTGGAGAGCCCATGAGCCTGGCGCCGTCCGAGATGGAGACGCTGACCAGTCCGACCCAGCCCATGGCGCCCGAGGAGGTGAGGCAGATCCTGCTTCCCCTGTCGCGCCTGCTGCATTTGCATGCAGCGCGGGTGCAGGCAATGAAGGCGCCGCAGGCCGGGGCCAAGGTGCCTTATGTGATCGGTGTGTCCGGTAGTGTCGCGGTGGGCAAGAGCAGCTTTGCCAGGGTCCTGGCGGCGTTGCTGGCCTATTGGCCGGGCACGCCGAATGTGCACCTGGTGACCACCGACTCGTTCCTTTACCCCCTGGCGACCCTGCAGGAAAAGAACATCCTGCATCGCAAGGGGTTTCCCGAGTCCTACGACGAACCGCTGTTCCTGGCGTTCCTGCAGGCGGTGTGCCGGCGGGGCGAGGCTGCGCAGATCCCCATCTACTCCCATGTGCGCTACGACATCCTGGCCGACGAGGCGCAGTCGGTGGAGGCGCCGGACATCATCATCCTCGAGGGCCTGAATGTCCTGCAGGGCGAGCAGGGGCAGGGCCTGCATGCCCTGGACTTCATCGACTTCTCGATCTACGTCGATGCCGCGCCGGAGGCCATCAAGACCTGGTACCTGGAGCGCTTCGTCTACCTGAAGAACACCGCTTTCCAGTCGGCCGATTCCTACTTCAACAAGTTCAAGGGGCTGTCCGACCCCGAGGCGCTGGCCATGGCGTCCGACACCTGGGATCGGGTGAACCTGAAGAATCTTGTCGAGAACATCCTGCCGACCCGGGAACGGGCCAACCTGATCATCCACAAGACCCTGGATCATCACATCGACAAGCTGTCGTTGCGCGAGGCCTGA
- the ssuB gene encoding aliphatic sulfonates ABC transporter ATP-binding protein, giving the protein MTAQQPPRLLQGIPLAVRKLQKTFGSRQVLREIDLHIPAGQFVAVVGRSGCGKSTLLRLLAGLDQPSAGQLLAGAAPLSAAIEDTRLMFQEARLLPWKKVIDNVGLGLKGNWRPQALQALEAVGLADRAQEWPAALSGGQKQRVALARALIHQPRLLLLDEPLGALDALTRIEMQQLIERLWQQHGFTVLLVTHDVSEAVAIADRVILIEDGEVGLDLHVELPRPRVRGSHRLAALETQVLNRVLSLPGSPPEPEPVSPLPTQLRWAL; this is encoded by the coding sequence ATGACGGCTCAACAACCTCCGCGGCTGCTGCAGGGCATTCCCCTGGCGGTGCGCAAGCTGCAAAAGACCTTCGGCTCGCGGCAAGTGCTGCGGGAAATCGACCTGCACATTCCTGCCGGCCAGTTCGTCGCGGTGGTGGGGCGCAGCGGCTGCGGCAAAAGTACCTTGCTGCGCCTGCTGGCCGGCCTCGACCAGCCCAGCGCCGGCCAATTGCTGGCCGGTGCCGCGCCCTTGAGCGCAGCCATCGAAGACACCCGGCTGATGTTCCAGGAGGCGCGCCTGCTGCCCTGGAAGAAGGTCATCGACAACGTCGGGCTCGGACTCAAGGGCAACTGGCGGCCCCAGGCCCTGCAAGCTCTCGAAGCCGTGGGCCTGGCCGATCGCGCCCAGGAATGGCCGGCGGCGTTGTCCGGTGGCCAGAAGCAGCGTGTAGCCCTGGCCCGCGCGCTGATTCACCAACCTCGGCTGTTGCTGCTGGACGAACCGCTGGGGGCCCTGGATGCCCTGACCCGGATCGAGATGCAGCAGTTGATCGAGCGGCTGTGGCAGCAGCATGGCTTCACCGTCCTGCTGGTGACCCACGATGTCAGCGAGGCGGTGGCGATTGCCGATCGGGTGATCCTGATCGAGGACGGCGAGGTGGGGCTGGACCTGCACGTCGAGCTGCCGCGTCCGCGAGTGCGGGGTTCCCATCGCCTGGCGGCCCTGGAAACCCAAGTCCTGAACCGCGTGCTGTCACTGCCCGGCTCGCCGCCGGAACCGGAACCCGTTTCACCTTTGCCCACGCAGTTGCGTTGGGCGCTCTAG